The Wolbachia endosymbiont of Oedothorax gibbosus region GGATTCAAAAAAGCAATTATGCCTAAAAATGGTAATTACTCTTCTCACGATATTGAGATAATTAAGCTTGGTCACGTAAGGGAATTAAGAGAAATTTTTAATTACGATTAAATAATGCTTCAGCAAATTCTTTGCTAGTAAACTCCCTTAAGTCCTCTATACTTTCGCCAATTCCTATAGCATGTAACTTTATCTTATAAACTTCTGCAAGTCCAATTACCACTCCGCCCTTAGCAGTGCCATCTAACTTTGTTACGATTAACCCGGTAACATTGACCATCTTACTAAATGCCTCTAATTGGCTATAAGCATTTTGGCCGGTAGTTGCATCAAGAACTAAAATAACGTCATGAGGGGCAGTGTCATCCAATTTCTTTATCGTTCTATATATTTTTGATAACTCCTCCATAAGGTTCACATTATTTTGCAGCCTTCCTGCTGTGTCAATTAGAACAACATCAACGTTATCTTTTATAGCTTGACTTACAGCTCTATATGCCACACTTGCAGAGTCGCTACCGTACTCTCCAGTAATAATTGAGCAACCAGAGCGTTCTGCCCAAATATTTAACTGCTCACTAGCAGCAGCTCTAAATGTGTCGCATGCAACAAGCATAACGGATTTTCCCATTTCCTTGTATTTATATGCGAGCTTACCTATAGTCGTGGTTTTACCATTACCGTTTACTCCGCATACCATTATTATATGTGGTTTTTTATTTAAAATTAACGGCTGTACAACTGGGCTCAATATAGCTTCTATTTCGTTCATTAACTGCTGCGAGATAATATTATGTTCAACTTCCTTGTCAAACTTGATGCTTGTGAGCCTATCGATAATCAACTTAGAAGTTTTATGACCAATGTCCATGCTAATTAGCAATTCTTCTAATTCATCTAAAAGCGACTGATCTAATTTTTTTTTGCCAGAAAAAATACTTTTCACCCCGTCGCTAAAGCGAGAAGAAGTTTTTAACAGGCCTTTATAAAGGTTACCAAATAAACTCAAGGGAATGCTCCTTTTAAAATTATAAACTTAATGACAACATAGAGACGCTGGTTGTAAAGAAATACACGTATTATGTGTATTTGTAAAGTTAAACACTCATTTTACTAGAATTTTGAAAGTAAAAGTCACGTAAAACAATTGTTTTGCTTTAGTTTTTAACCTAAATATGTTATAATGTAAGTAATGGTTTACGGGTAATTCTATGAGTTATAATGAGAAAATTTTAGATCATTACGAAAATCCAAGGAATGTTGGCTCTCTGGATAAAAATGATCCAAATGTTGGTACTGGTTTAGTTGGTGCACCATCGTGCGGTGATGTAATGAAATTGCAGATAAAGGTCAATGACAAAGGTGTTATTGAAGATGCAAAATTTAAAACTTTTGGTTGTGGTTCTGCCATTGCTTCAAGTTCCTTGTTAACAGAGATGATAAAGGGGAGAACCATCAGTGACGTTACACAGATAAAGAATACTCAAATAGTGGAAGAGTTGTCTTTACCTCCAGTGAAGATACACTGTTCGGTACTTGCTGAAGATGCTATAAAAGCCGCTATTCATGATTATCAAAGTAAACAAAATAAAGGTGGACATTGAGAACTAAAGCATGAGTGAATATCAAGAAGTAGACGGAGGTGAAACTGTAAAAAAGAATAAAAAACTTATCACTATAACTGCGGAAGCAGTAGAAAGGATAAGGTATTTATTGGATCAAAAAAAGCATGCTAACCTTGAGAAATCAGAAGAAGCAATAGGAATAAGAGTGCTAATTAAACAAAAAGGATGTTCTGGTTTAAAATATGATATTGAATATGCGTATGATACTCGTCCTTTAGAGTCGATAATTGAGGAAAACTGCAGTGATGATCAAAAAGTTAAAGTGTTGATCGACCCAAAATCCGTCATGTTTATTCTTGGCTCTGAAATGGATTATGTAGAAGAAAAATTTTCATCGGGTTTTGTTTTCAGAAATCCCAATGAAAAAGGAAAGTGTGGTTGTGGAGAGAGTTTTCATGTCTAGCAACTATTTTGCATTGTTTGAAATTGAACCAGCTTTCAATATCAGCTTTGATGAGTTAGAGAAAAAATATATCGAGCTAAGCAGGACTGATATAAATGAAAGACAGTCCCAAAACATGGAAAATATTAACAGAGCTTATCAGATACTAAAGTCACCGCTAAAGCGTGCTGAGCATTTGCTGGATTTTTTTGATGTGAAAAGCCAAAAGGACCACTTAAATTCTGAAATATTAAGTGAATCAATGGAAATAAGAGAGTATTTGCTGGACTGCGATGATCTACAATTTGCAAGTAGGATGATCGATGAAAAAATAAAAGATTGCGTTAAAAACCTAACTAATACTTTTGCTGTAAAGAATTTTGATGAAGCTACTACACAGGTTTTGAGATTGAAATATTTATATAAGTCATTTGAGGAAATGAAGAAAAATGCGGCCAATTCAAATTTCTGAACCAAATTCAAATAAAGTAGTTTTTGGTATAGATCTTGGCACTACCAACTCTTTAATTGCTATGGTAAATAAAGCTGGTGACGTGGAGATATTTAAAGATGAACAGGGAAGAGAGCTATTACCTTCTATCATTTCATGTGAAAATAATACATTGAAAACTGGCTATGATGTTGGCTCAAATGCAATCCACTCAATAAAGCGTTTAATGGGTAAAAGTGTTGAAGAATTAAATAAAGAAGGCGTCAATTTTGAAATAGATCATGAAAGCGAAAAAGTTATTAGAATAAAATGCGCAGAGGAGAAGTATCTTACTCCTGTTGAGATTTCTGCTGAGATATTAAAAGCTTTATGTGAGAGGGTAAAAAAGTCTAAGGGGCTGGAAGTAAAAAAAGCAGTGATTACTGTGCCAGCTTACTTTGACGATTCAGCACGTAACGCAACCAAATATGCAGCAAGATTAGCCGGCATAGAAGTTCTTCGCCTTGTTAACGAGCCAACCGCTGCAGCGCTTTCTTACTCCATTGAAAAGAACAATAATAGTGGAATATATGCAGTTTATGACCTTGGTGGAGGAACATTTGATATTTCAATATTGAAATTACATCAAGGAGTGTTTCAAGTTCTTGCAGTTGGTGGTGATACCAAACTTGGTGGTGATGATTTTGATCATTTGCTGAGTTCAATCGTGCTCAGTAAGTATAGAGAAAAGACGGCTAAGCAACTAAATTCCTTACTTATCGAATCACGCTCTGTGAAAGAGTACCTAAGCAATCACACTATAGGTATCTTCGAATTTAATGTTAACGGCAAGCCATTTAAATGTGAAATTACCAGAGAAGAATTTGAACAGGCAATAAGTTCTTTGGTTAATAGGACTATCAATATAGTCACTCGTACTATAAACGATATAGATCTTAAAATTGATGATATAAAAGGAGTAATTTTAGTTGGTGGTGCAACTAGAACACCATTGGTTCAAAATTCACTAATCAAACTCTTTGGAGATAAAGTACTAAATGACGTGGATCCAGATAAAGCAGTTGCCATTGGGGCAGCTCTGCAGGCTCATTATTTAACTTGCAATCCAAAAGATAGGAATATTCTTTTAGATGTTTTACCCTTATCGCTTGGCATAGAAACTATGGGAGACATAGTTGAAAAAATCATACCAAGAAATACACCACTACCAGTTTCAGAGATAAAA contains the following coding sequences:
- the ftsY gene encoding signal recognition particle-docking protein FtsY → MSLFGNLYKGLLKTSSRFSDGVKSIFSGKKKLDQSLLDELEELLISMDIGHKTSKLIIDRLTSIKFDKEVEHNIISQQLMNEIEAILSPVVQPLILNKKPHIIMVCGVNGNGKTTTIGKLAYKYKEMGKSVMLVACDTFRAAASEQLNIWAERSGCSIITGEYGSDSASVAYRAVSQAIKDNVDVVLIDTAGRLQNNVNLMEELSKIYRTIKKLDDTAPHDVILVLDATTGQNAYSQLEAFSKMVNVTGLIVTKLDGTAKGGVVIGLAEVYKIKLHAIGIGESIEDLREFTSKEFAEALFNRN
- the iscU gene encoding Fe-S cluster assembly scaffold IscU, producing MSYNEKILDHYENPRNVGSLDKNDPNVGTGLVGAPSCGDVMKLQIKVNDKGVIEDAKFKTFGCGSAIASSSLLTEMIKGRTISDVTQIKNTQIVEELSLPPVKIHCSVLAEDAIKAAIHDYQSKQNKGGH
- a CDS encoding HesB/IscA family protein; amino-acid sequence: MSEYQEVDGGETVKKNKKLITITAEAVERIRYLLDQKKHANLEKSEEAIGIRVLIKQKGCSGLKYDIEYAYDTRPLESIIEENCSDDQKVKVLIDPKSVMFILGSEMDYVEEKFSSGFVFRNPNEKGKCGCGESFHV
- a CDS encoding iron-sulfur cluster co-chaperone HscB C-terminal domain-containing protein translates to MSSNYFALFEIEPAFNISFDELEKKYIELSRTDINERQSQNMENINRAYQILKSPLKRAEHLLDFFDVKSQKDHLNSEILSESMEIREYLLDCDDLQFASRMIDEKIKDCVKNLTNTFAVKNFDEATTQVLRLKYLYKSFEEMKKNAANSNF
- the hscA gene encoding Fe-S protein assembly chaperone HscA, producing the protein MRPIQISEPNSNKVVFGIDLGTTNSLIAMVNKAGDVEIFKDEQGRELLPSIISCENNTLKTGYDVGSNAIHSIKRLMGKSVEELNKEGVNFEIDHESEKVIRIKCAEEKYLTPVEISAEILKALCERVKKSKGLEVKKAVITVPAYFDDSARNATKYAARLAGIEVLRLVNEPTAAALSYSIEKNNNSGIYAVYDLGGGTFDISILKLHQGVFQVLAVGGDTKLGGDDFDHLLSSIVLSKYREKTAKQLNSLLIESRSVKEYLSNHTIGIFEFNVNGKPFKCEITREEFEQAISSLVNRTINIVTRTINDIDLKIDDIKGVILVGGATRTPLVQNSLIKLFGDKVLNDVDPDKAVAIGAALQAHYLTCNPKDRNILLDVLPLSLGIETMGDIVEKIIPRNTPLPVSEIKEFTTYVDGQPAMKIHVCQGEREMIEDNKSLAQFELKGIPPLPAGSARIEIEFTVNVDGILTVTAREKATGIEQTVEVNSNFGLSEADVQNMVNQSINSFDEDMKARSLAEAKINGNKLIHLVENVSTDQKLKNLLQNAKNALQGNDLNEINNTIAELESSALELCELTDR